The following proteins are encoded in a genomic region of Sulfurovum indicum:
- a CDS encoding histone deacetylase family protein: MKVAYITDKVYLKHDTGEMHPESKERLIAIENAVEPLKKDLTMPSPICVSEETLMMVHMCEQIEEVMECSKVAASIDSDTICSFDSFHVSKVAVGAGVVAVDGIKNKEFDRAFCAVRPPGHHATPVKAMGFCLFNNIAIAAKYAQKQGFEKVMIIDFDVHHGNGTQDTFWEDDTVFYFSTHQAFAYPGTGMEDHIGAGKGKGFTRNFLLMPDSGDTEVLDIYQNDLPPLVKKFSPDIILVSAGYDLHESDPLAQLNVTTEGIRAIVRAILDTANVPFIFFLEGGYNVNALGENVKVTLEEMICSY; the protein is encoded by the coding sequence GTGAAAGTTGCCTATATTACTGACAAAGTTTATCTTAAACATGATACAGGAGAAATGCATCCTGAGTCAAAAGAACGGTTGATTGCCATAGAGAATGCAGTCGAACCGTTAAAAAAAGATCTCACTATGCCTTCACCGATCTGTGTTTCCGAAGAGACCCTGATGATGGTACATATGTGTGAGCAGATAGAAGAGGTCATGGAGTGCAGCAAGGTCGCTGCATCGATAGACTCGGATACCATCTGTTCTTTTGATTCGTTTCATGTTTCAAAAGTAGCTGTCGGTGCAGGAGTCGTAGCTGTAGATGGTATTAAAAATAAAGAGTTCGATAGAGCATTTTGTGCAGTAAGGCCTCCCGGACACCATGCAACACCCGTAAAAGCAATGGGGTTTTGTCTTTTTAACAATATTGCTATTGCGGCCAAATATGCTCAGAAACAAGGTTTTGAAAAAGTTATGATCATCGATTTTGATGTCCATCATGGTAATGGAACACAAGATACTTTCTGGGAGGATGATACTGTTTTTTATTTCTCAACCCATCAGGCATTTGCATATCCGGGAACCGGGATGGAAGACCATATCGGTGCTGGAAAAGGGAAGGGGTTTACACGTAACTTCCTGCTGATGCCAGACAGTGGTGATACTGAAGTGCTCGATATCTATCAGAATGATCTGCCCCCTTTGGTAAAAAAGTTTTCCCCTGATATTATTCTGGTCTCTGCCGGTTACGATCTGCATGAGAGTGACCCTTTGGCACAGCTCAATGTTACAACAGAAGGAATACGGGCGATCGTACGTGCTATTCTGGATACGGCAAATGTACCGTTTATCTTCTTTTTGGAGGGAGGCTACAATGTTAATGCTCTGGGCGAAAATGTGAAGGTGACGCTTGAAGAGATGATCTGCAGTTATTGA
- a CDS encoding adenylate kinase yields the protein MKKLFLIIGAPGSGKTTDASLIAEKNDNIVHYSTGDMLREEVASGSELGKEIESYISKGALVPLEIIVNTIVSAINNAPVDNILIDGYPRSEEQMTAFDELVSKEENIDLVSVIEVRVSEEVARERILGRRAEAAPGEERSDDNEEVFVSRMKIYTDPLPKIQEFYETKGLLTVINGERTLDEVVSDMEQFILSKI from the coding sequence ATGAAAAAACTATTTTTGATCATTGGAGCACCGGGTTCCGGAAAAACAACCGATGCAAGTCTTATTGCAGAAAAGAATGACAACATTGTTCACTACTCTACCGGTGACATGCTCCGCGAAGAGGTAGCAAGCGGATCTGAACTGGGGAAAGAGATTGAGAGTTACATTTCCAAAGGTGCTTTAGTCCCTCTTGAGATCATTGTAAATACAATTGTTTCTGCGATCAACAATGCCCCTGTAGACAATATCCTTATTGATGGATATCCAAGAAGCGAAGAGCAGATGACCGCATTTGATGAACTGGTAAGCAAAGAAGAGAATATTGACCTTGTTTCCGTTATCGAAGTACGTGTGAGTGAAGAAGTAGCCAGAGAAAGAATACTGGGACGCAGAGCAGAAGCAGCACCTGGAGAAGAAAGAAGTGATGACAATGAAGAGGTATTCGTAAGCCGAATGAAGATCTATACAGATCCGCTTCCGAAAATACAGGAGTTCTATGAAACAAAAGGTCTTTTGACTGTTATAAACGGAGAAAGAACGCTTGACGAAGTCGTTTCCGATATGGAGCAGTTCATTCTAAGTAAAATCTAA
- a CDS encoding lipid-binding SYLF domain-containing protein — MMFKKTSLALLAAFTMLFTNTLHAEAAKVIDAKADVAIEKFKKLVKGGDVFLKKVKGYLVFPTVYKGGFFVGGEYGEGVLRVDGKSIAYYNIASASVGFQFGAQKRSYIFAFADQYALDRFMKSNGWEAGVDGSIAVIDWGRGIDISSISYEKPIYAFVFDNKGLMANVALEGTKFTRIVPH, encoded by the coding sequence ATGATGTTCAAAAAAACTTCGCTGGCACTTCTTGCTGCCTTTACTATGCTCTTTACCAATACACTTCATGCAGAAGCTGCAAAGGTTATCGATGCCAAGGCAGATGTTGCAATCGAAAAGTTTAAAAAACTTGTAAAGGGAGGAGATGTTTTCCTTAAAAAAGTCAAAGGGTACCTTGTCTTTCCTACTGTTTACAAAGGCGGCTTCTTTGTTGGAGGAGAGTACGGAGAAGGTGTACTCAGAGTTGATGGTAAAAGTATTGCCTACTACAACATCGCTTCAGCATCGGTAGGTTTTCAGTTCGGTGCACAGAAGAGATCCTATATCTTTGCATTTGCTGATCAGTATGCACTGGACAGATTCATGAAGAGCAACGGATGGGAAGCAGGTGTGGACGGCTCCATTGCGGTTATAGACTGGGGACGCGGCATAGACATCAGTTCTATCAGTTATGAAAAGCCTATCTATGCCTTTGTCTTTGACAATAAAGGACTTATGGCAAATGTTGCCCTGGAAGGAACAAAGTTCACCCGGATTGTACCTCATTGA
- a CDS encoding OmpP1/FadL family transporter, translated as MKTSMFTKSTSAIALSFMTSTLLHATNGDTLIAMGTKARGMGGAGIAVSHCAESTLQNPALITCTEGTSISFGGTIFMPDISANMGSAALHESDANLNVIPEVSISHKLNDNWYLGIGMWGTAGMGVDYRDAPRTQTDSGNMHMVTNLQLMQFGVSVAYKANDFGFAVTPILQYGSLDINYNNFDGSSVGDGIAQDLNFGFNLGAYYDFTNHGIDGLTLGAVYKSKIDMDYSNQLSSATQPFADLDMFPAAMDNHLEQPAEIGIGIGYRIYQHTFAFDYKQIQWSDAKGYRDFGWEDQDVFAVGYQYTQGSWAFRLGYNHANHPIKEAPSGGAVQPSQSPTGSYPNAGGDALNLFNLLGFPATAEDHYTIGGSYIFTDSFAIDLAYVYAPETKTTMNTIVGIDPNTGDLYTGPSTVYHTENSISFQLSYKF; from the coding sequence ATGAAAACAAGTATGTTTACTAAATCCACTTCAGCTATTGCATTATCATTCATGACCTCTACACTGCTTCATGCGACCAACGGGGATACACTTATCGCCATGGGGACCAAAGCACGCGGTATGGGCGGCGCAGGTATAGCTGTTAGTCATTGTGCCGAATCAACTTTGCAAAACCCGGCATTGATCACTTGTACAGAAGGAACGTCAATCTCGTTTGGAGGTACGATCTTTATGCCGGATATCAGTGCAAATATGGGTAGTGCTGCCTTACATGAAAGTGATGCCAATTTGAATGTTATTCCAGAAGTTTCCATTTCACATAAACTTAATGACAACTGGTATCTTGGTATTGGTATGTGGGGAACTGCCGGTATGGGTGTTGACTATCGGGATGCACCAAGAACACAGACAGACTCTGGTAACATGCACATGGTAACCAATCTGCAGCTTATGCAGTTTGGTGTATCTGTAGCCTATAAAGCCAATGATTTTGGTTTTGCGGTGACACCTATACTGCAATATGGTTCACTTGACATTAACTATAACAATTTTGACGGAAGCAGTGTAGGTGACGGTATCGCACAGGATCTTAATTTCGGATTCAATCTGGGTGCTTATTATGATTTTACCAATCATGGTATTGATGGTCTGACGCTGGGTGCAGTCTATAAGTCAAAAATAGATATGGACTACAGCAACCAACTTTCAAGTGCTACACAACCTTTTGCCGATCTTGACATGTTCCCTGCAGCTATGGATAATCATCTGGAACAGCCGGCAGAAATTGGTATAGGCATAGGATACAGAATCTATCAGCACACCTTTGCTTTTGATTATAAACAGATTCAATGGTCTGATGCAAAGGGATATAGGGATTTTGGATGGGAAGACCAGGATGTCTTTGCTGTAGGTTATCAGTATACGCAGGGAAGCTGGGCATTTAGACTGGGATACAATCATGCCAACCATCCAATTAAAGAAGCTCCCAGCGGCGGCGCTGTACAACCTTCACAGTCTCCCACAGGTTCATACCCAAATGCCGGCGGAGATGCTCTGAACCTCTTTAATCTTCTTGGATTCCCTGCAACAGCAGAAGACCATTACACCATTGGAGGCAGTTATATATTTACTGACTCTTTTGCTATAGATCTTGCATATGTCTATGCGCCGGAAACAAAAACTACCATGAATACTATTGTGGGTATAGACCCCAATACAGGAGATTTGTACACTGGCCCATCTACAGTTTACCACACAGAAAACAGTATCTCTTTCCAACTCTCCTACAAATTCTAA